The DNA segment CTTGGAATTCCCTGGGGTTCCCGCCGACGTAGGTGAAATCGTCCCAAGTGAAAACAAGCGTGTCGTCGTTGATGATTCGAACGAACACCCTGGTGGGGTTCATTCCCGCTTGGTAATGAAGTTCGTACGAGTCCCCGAGAACGGGTTTGTTGCTGTTGCGCCGGATCGGTCGAAGTGCGGCGATGAGACGCGACATCACTTCTCCACTCACCTCAATAGACTCCGGATCCAAATCGTCGGGCAAGTGCACAGTTGCGAAGTGCATTGCGGATCCAGAACGCAGATCAAGCATCTCGTTCGTCATTGGCTTTGGCGGTCCGCTTGGTCCGCACCCGCCTAAAAGAACCAAGCAGGCAAACGTCATAACGGTCCCTTGAATCGGAATCAACGAAACGAACCAACGGCGGGACATCCCAACCAGGCAACCGTTTTCAACCGTGCTGTGCATCATCGACCTCTGCGTGGAATTTTTTAACCGGGAAAACCGTTCTCCTAAATGGGCCAGCCACATTCCGTGCATCGCTCGTCTTCGTCCACTTGGACCTCTTTTGCACACAGAGCGCAATATCGCATGACGAATCCAAACGACAACGCGCCCCCGGCTAACCACTTGAGCGCAGGCCTGACCTCCATCCTCAGGCTCTTTTTCACCGCGACGATGAATCCATAGGCGATGCCAACGTACAACACAATTGCAACGACGTAGAAAAGCACAAGGGACGCCGGAACGAAGAATGCAAATCGCATCACACGGAGAATCGTCGCCAAGACCAACAACGCTGCGAGCAGAAATCCCCCGGCGGATGCCACCGCCAGTGCATAACACACCACGCGATTCAAGATGGGGACGGAAGACGCATCGTCCACATCAAGAGTGCTGGGGCTGTAGGGATTCTCTTCCATGCTCATGCTTAGCGTTCTCGAAACGACGATTCAGCTTCCCTCGGATGAACTCCAATCCTACCTCACTTCACACGACCGCACATCACAAGACGCCAAACCTATCAGATGAGCAGGATGATCGGACGCAACCCTTTCAGCCGTTTGGGCGTTATCCCGGACTGCGAAAACTGGAGGGTTAACACGGACATTGCGGCGTCAATTTTGGTTCGGTCTCACGCCCCAACGGGCAACGCTATAGTAGCCCCAGGCATCGCCTGGGGTTTCGTGACGGAGGCTCCATCGCGATCCCCAACGGGGCGGCCCAAACAGAGAGTCCCAAAAAACGCGAGGGCTGCCCCGTTGGGGCAAAGTCGTGGAACAGAACTTGCGCAAACCAAAACGCTCCACAACACCAAACAGTTCGCGGCTCAGCACTAAGCAGGTCGGCAGGAATGATCGGGTAGAACCATGTGAGCCGTTTGGGCGTTCGCCCCGGTTGGACGTGGAAGCAACCACGCTTGCCAAGACATTTCAGATGCCGAAAGACTCCTGCCGACCTGCTTAGCCCCAGTTGTAAGTGTGAGCAACAAGTGGTTTTGACACGATGCAATGCGTCTGAGAAAGGATTGGAATGGACTGGTGAATTCAAATGTCTTTGCAACTCGGATTCGAAAACGATGTGTCCAATCCTAACCAGACTTCGCTGACAAACGGTTCAGAATGTTTCGAGTGGCCTGTTCAATCACAGGGGAATTCCCTCTCAAACCGTGTGCCCAATCGGTCGAACCTGCCGTGAAGACCGTTCCCCCCTGTTCATAGACGCCCATCACGGACGCACCGATTCGATCGGCCGGAAAACGATCGTACCAGTAGGAATCACCCGGGTGCCAACGCGCTGGACAGATGCCCAGTATCGTGAAGGAATCGGGAGTCCCATCGCGTCCGGTAGGAAACGGCAAACCGTCTCGCCATTCCATCTCACACCCGTCGCACTCATAACCAACGACCGTGTCGGCGCCACCGATCTGGTCGCCTTGCTTCACATCCGTCCCCTCGAACACCCAGTGTTCCGGGCGATGCACGTCGTAAGCTCCCGAACCATCCATGAATTGGCCGTGGCTGAGATGGTAACCACCCCACATGAACCCAACGCCCGTCAATTGGTTCTCAGGACGATTGACGAGATGATGTCCCCAAGCCGTGCTCAGTCGCTGATGGTCCGTTGTGCGAAATTCCGGATCCATGTTGTAGAATTGCTTGTAGCAAGTCAGCGCTCGTCCATGATCTTCGCTGCGAACTTGCCAACAACAGGTGTTCCCGCTGAAGAACGCGACGTTTCCACCTTCGGCGATAAACGCTTCCAAGTGGTCTCGCATCGGAGCCGACCAATACTCGTCATGGCCAACGCTCAACACCAACCGATACTTGGCCAACATCTCCGGATGAAATTCCAAGTCACTGTTGACCGCGTATTCTAGTTCATACCCTGAGTTCTCTGCCCACTGAATGAACGGCAATTCCCATTTCGCGAATTGCGATTGGATCGGCCGATCAAAGGAAACGCGGTTGCCTTGGACGCCATCCCGATCGTGGTAGCCATACAAGCTGTGTCCGCCCCAGTTCGTGTACGCGTTGTACGTGTTGGTCGCCAACTGAATCAGAATCGGCGACGTCGCCCCCGGTGTTTTGGATCGAACGACAAAGAAAAGCCTGCCAACCGCCGTCCGCTGGTTGCGACCGACAAACGCACCGCCTTGATCGCGAGTCGTCAGCGTCGCTTCGTAGTAACCTGACTTCCATTCATCGGGGACCGTCAACCGAAACGCCGCTGGCCACTGGCACCCATGAGACGACGCCCGATCAGGAATCCGCTGTGCCGACACTGCAATCCCATCTTGTTGATGAACACGCTGGCGTTCCGCCCCCAACCGGTCTATTTGCATCGACACGGCGCCGGTGCCAGACAGATGAAACACAATCTCCTCACCCGCGACGTAGCTGAGCTGATCGGTGTAGCCTTCGATGAACAATCCTTCGGGCAGCTTTTGGTCCGCCATCAACTGATTGGTATTGGACGAAGCAAGGACGCTGAGACCAATCACGAAGAACCAAGTCGCAAACCATGGAAAGGAGCGCGTCGCAAAAGGAATCGTGACGCGGTGCTTGGCGATGATTTTGGGTTGCATTGCAGAGCTGTGAATCGAGAGAGCGTTCAGTTGGACGAAGACTGGCCCTGAATATACAACAGCAAGTCAGCCATCTGTTGCGTACCGATCTCTTTCTCAAGGCCAACTGGCATCATCGAAACCGAACTTCCCTGCAGGAGTTCAATTTCATTTCGCAACAACGAATGCGTTTTGCCATCCGCGGTGATCAGTTTCAAGCTGGTCGCGGTTTCTTCAGCCAGCAACCCAGCGTAGGCACGGCCATCGTCCAGCAAGACTTGGTACTGTTGGTACTTCGCTTCGACGGCCAAACTCGGATCGATGATCGCGGTCAGCAGCGCATCAGCCGAACGATTGGTCAGCGTTGTCAAATCAGGACCGATTACCGCCCCTTTCCCCTCCAACACGTGGCAGGCCGCACAATTCGCCGTGAACACCACACGCCCACGATCCGCATCCGCCTTCCCTTGCGTCAGCCATTCCATCGCGGGTCGATAGGCTTCGATCACTTGGGCACGATCCGGATCGATCGCTCCCAACAATTCAACCGCTCGATCTCGAATCTTCGTGTATCGATGCTCTGTCAGTTGGCGACGCAACGCCCCACTGAATGAATTCGCTGAGATCGTCCCCCGTTCGATCATGTCGAGCAGTTCCATCGTCCAGGCCGGGCGAGTGATCAAATTGGAAAGGATCTGCTGACGCAGCGCCGGTCCATGAGAACGCCATCCCGCGGCCAAGATCTCAGGCACACCGTCCGCGTTCGTTTCAGCCAACCTCGTTGCGGCGGCCTGTTGAATTTGAATCGGCGAATGCGGTGACAGAAAACTCGCCAACAACTGGATCTCATCCGCTCGTTGTGCCTCACGCTTGCCGAGCAACTTCATCCCAATCAAGCGTTCGGCTGTCGAAGCCCCAGAACCCTGCACCGATTCACGAACCGATCGATGCAAACGATCCAGCCTTTCGAGTGACACCGGATCAAGGGACCGGTCCAGATCACTCGCTGTGTTGCCCAGGGATTCGTACCAAGCCACCAGGACTCGCCAATCCAGAGCGAAATCAGCCGATTCGCTCCCCGATTCCAACTCGAGAAGCATCCTCGAAGCGGCACTCGGAACATCCAACTTGATCGCGAGCCCAGCCAGAGTCCCCCACCACGTGGGATCTCGTTGTCCGCTTTCCATCCATGTCGCGAGCACTCGCTCGACGTTGCCAGCATGAATGCTGCTCAGGATCGCGGCTCGGATGTACACGTCCGCCCCGGATTTCAACGCAACGGCCGCCAAACAATCCGCCGCCCAGTCCTCATCGAAAGATCCCAGGGTGTAGGCGAGTTGCAACTGAATCATCGGATCATCGTCCGACACCAATCGCTCAATCGGCTCCTGCCAATCGGACGCATCCCAACTGATCACCGAATCGCGTGCTTCCGACTCGATCTCTTGAGCCACCAATTGCTCGCCAAGAATTCGAATCGCATGCCTTCGTATACCGGGGTGCGAGTCCCGCAACGCGATTATCAAATCCGCTTGCGACACTTCCTGCACCCCGGCCAAGCTCGCTAGTGCATGCAATCGAGCCAGCGTGTTCTCACTTCCCGAGAGCAGTTTCCGAAGCTGACTTTTCGCTGCCGCCTGCTCGTCCGCTGGAATCTCCTGCCACTGCCAAAGCAACATTCGCTGAACCAAGTCCCGCTGCCAACCGCTCGGCGAATCCAACAAACCAACGAGTTCCGTCACCGACCGTTGATCGAATCGTTGGAACGCACGTCGTGGGCTCTGCCGAGGTGACACTCGGTAGATCCGCCCCAATTCCGCCCCCGCCCGCAGATCCAGTTGGGCCTCCAAGTCATCCGCAATCCATTCTGGATGTTCGATCACTTCGCGGACCATATCAGCCACATACAGGGCGCCGTCCGGTCCCGTATGCAAGCCAGCCGGCCGGGACCAGGGGTCCGCGGATCGCAGAAATTCATGACCCTCGCCATGCATCTTGATGCTATCGAAGGTGACTCCGTTGGGCACCAATTTTCTCGCATGGACGATGTTGTAGACCGGTTCGCTCGTGAACGTCGCTCCCTCGTATTCCGGACCAAACAGCGTGTCGCGATAAACGATGGTTCCGCACGCCGCCGTGAAGATGGGCGTCGCACCAATCGGTCGGTGAATCGGATCGCAGTGACTGATGATCGGACCGATCGGAAACACCTCGTTGTCGCCGACCCGGATGTCACGCCGAACGGATGGAGGCACGACATGAGGATTGCGACTCAGATAGCCTTCCTGCAGAACGTAGTGAAAGATCGGATTGGGATTGTTGCAGCCAAACCAGTTCCCCCAGTCATCGCGGTTCCGGCCGAACTGCGTTTGCCCCGACTGCGTTTCAATCTCGCCTGTATCCGGACGAATTCGCACATCGCGTCCGCTGATGTTGACTGACTTGCCGGTCCGATGGGACACGACCGTGCCGCCACTGTCACCGTTGGCAAGATAGACCCAATTGTCCAGTCCCCAACGAAGTCCGTTGACACGATGTTGCTGGTTCCCCTCGATGAAACCGGAATACAGTTTCTCAATGTGATCGGCGCCCCCATCGCCCGTCGTGTCCTTCAAGTACAGAACGTCGGGGCACGCGGTCACCAAGACTCCTTCTCGCCAAACCAACACGCCGCTGGGGGTACTGAGGTTGTCCGCGAACAAGGTCGAATGGTCATACGTTCCGTCCCCGTCTCGATCCTCCAGCACTCGGACTCGTCCGCCCGGTTCACCGCGACCATCAACGCCAGTCGGGTAGTCCGCCATCTCAACGACCCACAACCGGCCATCCGCTCCCCAATCGAAGTCAACCGGATCCATCACCAGAGGTTCAGCCGCGACCAATTCAATCGCAAACGGATCGGCCACCTCAACCTTTGAGAATGATTCCTCCCTTGTCAGAGTCTGCCCAGGCGTCGGGGCCAATACATGATGCATCTCCTGGCCGGTCGCCGAATGCAAACCAATGCCACCGAAAACGACCACCAGAAATGACACGAAACGAAAACGCATGAGATCTCTCAATAGCGGCCCGAACTCAGGACTCGTCTCCATCGGAAGGCTAAATGAATGGAGCGAACTGGGTTTGAAACGCGTTGAAGAAGGAGTCGAAGTTGGACATTGTGCTTCCAGGGACCGCATATTCAGCTTCAAAGGCCTCTCTTGTCGGCAACTCTGGTTTCACCCAAGTGTTGTACCACCCGTCGCGACCGTGTGGACTGTCGGGGAGCGGATCCTTCGCGAACAATTCGCGCGTTCGCAGTTGCGCATCGTATTCGAGTATCACACGCTGCCCGACGAATTTTCTTCCAAACCGTCCACCACCCACGCGCAAATGGGATGTTCCCGGCCGATGACGTTCTTCATGTCCGGTCGATCAGCCAGCATCTGCTTGACCTGCCGCTTCCCAAATCCGCTGTCCTGCGATAACCCAGAAACGGGCATCACGGCAAGCGTCATGATGAACACCCATCGCCATTTCATCATGTCGAATCCCTGTCTTGGATTATGCAGTTGGTGGATGCATTCTGCTAACGCATGAGGGCTTTGACGTGAAAGCGAGGGAACGATCGGTCGGTCAACAGCAGTCCAAATCGTCCACAAAGCTTTGCTCTGGATGGATGTGTTCGTACGGCACGCCAAGTTGCTCAGAAATGATTCGGCGGACCTTCAACGCGCGTTCCGGATTCGTGGCGGGCGCACACTTGGCAAGGAATGTCTGAGGGTAGCCCGTGGTCGCCGCAACGCCGCTCACCAAAGGAAAATGCTTGCTACAGCCCAATGTTCTTGGCGGGGTACTTTTTGAATGTCGCACCGTGTGCTTTCAGTTTCCCAAGCACAGTCACCATCCAAGGGTCCAGGCGATGTCCAACGGTCATTTCTTCCTTCGGATCCAGGTAGAGATTGAAGAACCAAGGCGCTAGCCCAACGTCCTGAACGGTCGCGAGGTCGATGTGCATGTGCGGGGCCTGGGCCAACACGACCTTCACGTGGGCTTTGTACTCCTTCATGCGACACGCCATCAGTTCCTTGCCCCACCAAAAGTAGACCGCTTCACGCTTCGATTGCCCCTCATCGGTGAGCAGAAACGAGGTCTGGTCTACAAAATCATAGAACCTTCCCTCCGGCAACGTGTCGGTGCCGACACCGGCGAGGTTCAGACTGACTCCAAATAAATCCATCAGGTCGAACAGCCCATCGCTCGTTCGCCCAGGTGCAATCATGCCCTTCCAATAAGCGATGCCTGGCACGCGGACGCCGCCCTCCCACGTCGTCCCCTTCGCACCACGGAACGGCGTGTACCCTGCATCAGGCCAGCCGTCCATTTGCGGGCCATTGTCCGAGGTTAAAAACACCAGCGTTCTTTCCAAGACGCCTGCGTCACCGAGTGCCTTCATGATTTCACCGATCTGGGCGTCCACCTCGTGAACGCTGTCCTTGTACGGGTACTTCGCTTCACTCTTGCCGGCATAGTCTGGGTGAGGGAAGTTGTCACAATGGACCTTCATGAAGCAATGCTCGATAAAGAACGGCTGTTCTCCGGCCGCGAGTTCCTCGATCCGCTTCACAGTGAAGTCGGTGAGCACCTGATCCGCCTTGCTCATGTCCTCCGTCGACAAAACCTGCTGCAGTTCCTCCGTGCGTCCGCCCTTGAAACCGTGAGTGAGGAAATCCGTGGGTCCCACTGCCTCGAATGCGGCAAGACGTTCTGGATTGAGTACAAGGCCCGGGAATCGCCGGGCGTCGACACGCTGAGAGATCTCTTTTTGAGCCGGGTAGTAGCCGTAGAATTCATCAAAGCCGACGTCGTGCGGACGCATGCGTTCCGACTCGCCGATATGCCACTTGCCTGAAAGCAGGGTGACGTAGCCGGCGTCACGGAGCAGCTTCGGCAGACTGATTTCGTCTTCCCAAGGGTTGGCCGTGATTTTATCGCCAGCCAGAATGGGTCGTGTCAGTCCCGTGCGTACAGGCAATCGTCCGGTCAGAATCGCCGAACGGGTTGGTGTGCAGGTTTGCTGAGCGTAGCACGAAGTAAGCTTGAGACCTTCTGCGGCCAATCTGTCAATGTTCGGTGTCGAGGCACCGGCCAGGCCTCCACCGCCATAGCAACCGGGATCGCCAAAGCCCATGTCATCGACCACGAGCCAAAGGATGTTCGGCCTTTGACCCGTCTTCGCTTTAAGTGCGGCGAGTCTTTCCTCCGCGGCCTTGTCCTGCTCGGGACGCGGGATAACAGCTTCAAAGTTTCCGGCAAACGGCACTGACCGATCAAATTTGGGTGGTTCCTGCCCAAAGCACGCTGTCGCACAGCCAAATGCAAACACAAGAACGCAAAACTGGTTCATCTCTTTGGCTTCTTTCTCAAAGGTCAGTGAATAGCGAAAAGGAATGAACGACATGCAAGCAGACCGAAAACCGGCCCCGCCTTCCGCCAGCGAATCCGATGGCCGCCCAACAACTGCCAAGATCGACGTGGGCAGTCTGCCGGTCATCATCCCATGCCATCATATCGTCGCGAAAACGCCCGCGCAAGCAATCTCCGTCTTCTTCCCCCAGTCGATGGTGCGGAACCAACAGCGATATTCATGCGAGCCGCTTGGGCGGCTGACTGATTGGCAGTGTGGTGGCGATTCGCTTGAGTGAGCTTTCCTCTGAACTGTCGTGACTGTCAACGCCCCGGCTCGAGGTTGCGCAGCCGACAACTTCCATTCGCGAGTTTTAAATTCCCCTCCTGGATGCAGTGGGGCGTGCAGTTCTTGTGTGCTGTGTTCGTGACGTCTTGCGGCCCCGCCCGCGCAGTGAGGTCGTGCAGTTTTTGGATGCTGTTCCAGCAGCGTCTTGAGAACTCCGCCCGACAAAGTTGGGAGGGGTCGGAATGCGAGCGTTCAGCGAGCTTTCCGGGGGAGGGCAGTGCGCGCCGCATTCCCTGCCCGCTCCCTCCAACGCGTCCGCCTGAACGGCGTCGCTCGGCCTCCACCGGAAGCTATGCTTTGAAAGGAATTGGATGAGAGAAGTCAGAGTAGAACCGTTGTCCTCAACTGTTCCATCTCGCAACCCTCGATCGCGACGCCTCGTCTCAACCGAGCCCAATGCCAACCGTTCCTTTGACCGCGTGTTGTTCATCCACCGCCAACTCGCCTGTGATTTCGCCAATCGCGCGAAGTACAAACGCATGGTCCAATGTCGATCGAGCCGCCGCGTCGTACTCCAAGTCCCCATGTCGCGTCCCTTCCTTGAGCGGCGACAATCGCAAGCGATAAGTTGAAATGGGGCGATTCGAAACGCGAAACGCGAAACACGAACCGAAATTGCCCCGCTCGTGATCGATACGAACCACGTGTTTCTCCGCGATTGTCAGGAGGCTCGAACAGAACAGAACATGCCGTGGTAACCCACGGATTCGATTCATCGACGCGTCCTGTCGCCAGAACGTCGCGTTCCAGAACATCGATCTGTCGTCCCTGCACCAGCACACGGACGATTCGCTCATGGGGAGACGTGAACGCGTTGGCGGAAATGCGAACGACAGTTCCGTAGTGCCCGAGGGTTCCTCCCGATTCCGGGTCGTCTTCAAATACGACGACAATGTCACGAGGTTGAAGCATTCGATGGAACCGACTTCCTTTCAGCAACGAGGAACAACTTCGGCTATGGAGCAACATGGAATCACGCGACTTCCGAGTGCAACTCCGAAACGCCGTGTCTATTCTTCCAGATCGTTTGGCTTGGCTTGGTCAAAACTTCTGGATGCCAAGTAGGCGGAAATGCCTGGTTGAATCACCACACAATAGAAAACACCTTGAATCGCGACAAACCCAACACCGATAAACAGAAATCTCAATGCGGATTCGATGATCCCGGGGTTGGGTTGGTACGTGTCTCGCCAGGCGATTAGAAAACTGACAAGCAACGCACCTTGCGTCACGCCAAGTCCAATGCCAACCGCCACTTCATCCAATCGTTGTGGCGGAACGTCCGGAAACATTGCGTGGTAGTACCCAGGATTGAATGTGCCCAACAAATACCCCGTCGCAAAACCAGCGAAGCAGCCCAGGAGCGTCAGGATCACGACAAACGCGAGCGGCGTCTTGAGTTCTGTGGAGTCAAGCATGCATTCATTTTCACGAGTTGGTTTCGTCTGAAGCAGGTCGGCAGGAATGATCGGGCATCATCATATGAGCCGTTTGGGCGTTAGCCCCGGTTGGACGTGGGAGCAGTGGCGTTTGCGATGATAGTTCAAATGCCAACAGACTCCTTCCGAACTGCTTACCTGAGTTTTCCGGCACCAATCAAAGAATTCTGGACCACGAGAAGGATGCGGGCACGCCTCTTCGCCTGTCACTCGCACAACAGAGACCTGGGTGAAAGAAGAGGACCCACGAATCGTTTAGCCGGTAGACAAAGGCGTCGCTCGCGCCGGACGTCCCCCACCGCGCCGCTCGCGGTTTCGCGATGAGCGGCAAGGGCCCGAGCCAGTTTGACAGAACGGGGCGTCTTTCCATGACGTCGGGCGTCCAGCGGGCTTTGTCGATCGAGTACCTGACCTCCGAGGGCTTGTTGAATCTAGAAGAGCGTTGGCACTCGTTTGCATCCTTGCGACGAATCGCCTAGTGCGGTCCCGCATGCTAGGTGGTGTGGGAGGGGTCCCGGGCAACCGGGCCCCTATCCCGATACCCATGGTTATCCGAGATCAGCTTCCGCGATCCTAGCCTCGTGCTCCTCAACAATCTCTGGGGTTCGGGCACGGAAAACATACTCGTGCGGTTGCACAGGTTCACAACTAAAAAATGAAAGGGAAAGCCGGTAGGTTATTTGATGCTCGAAGATATGCATCAGCGGACCATCGGG comes from the Rhodopirellula islandica genome and includes:
- a CDS encoding N,N-dimethylformamidase beta subunit family domain-containing protein, whose product is MQPKIIAKHRVTIPFATRSFPWFATWFFVIGLSVLASSNTNQLMADQKLPEGLFIEGYTDQLSYVAGEEIVFHLSGTGAVSMQIDRLGAERQRVHQQDGIAVSAQRIPDRASSHGCQWPAAFRLTVPDEWKSGYYEATLTTRDQGGAFVGRNQRTAVGRLFFVVRSKTPGATSPILIQLATNTYNAYTNWGGHSLYGYHDRDGVQGNRVSFDRPIQSQFAKWELPFIQWAENSGYELEYAVNSDLEFHPEMLAKYRLVLSVGHDEYWSAPMRDHLEAFIAEGGNVAFFSGNTCCWQVRSEDHGRALTCYKQFYNMDPEFRTTDHQRLSTAWGHHLVNRPENQLTGVGFMWGGYHLSHGQFMDGSGAYDVHRPEHWVFEGTDVKQGDQIGGADTVVGYECDGCEMEWRDGLPFPTGRDGTPDSFTILGICPARWHPGDSYWYDRFPADRIGASVMGVYEQGGTVFTAGSTDWAHGLRGNSPVIEQATRNILNRLSAKSG
- a CDS encoding PVC-type heme-binding CxxCH protein; translated protein: MRFRFVSFLVVVFGGIGLHSATGQEMHHVLAPTPGQTLTREESFSKVEVADPFAIELVAAEPLVMDPVDFDWGADGRLWVVEMADYPTGVDGRGEPGGRVRVLEDRDGDGTYDHSTLFADNLSTPSGVLVWREGVLVTACPDVLYLKDTTGDGGADHIEKLYSGFIEGNQQHRVNGLRWGLDNWVYLANGDSGGTVVSHRTGKSVNISGRDVRIRPDTGEIETQSGQTQFGRNRDDWGNWFGCNNPNPIFHYVLQEGYLSRNPHVVPPSVRRDIRVGDNEVFPIGPIISHCDPIHRPIGATPIFTAACGTIVYRDTLFGPEYEGATFTSEPVYNIVHARKLVPNGVTFDSIKMHGEGHEFLRSADPWSRPAGLHTGPDGALYVADMVREVIEHPEWIADDLEAQLDLRAGAELGRIYRVSPRQSPRRAFQRFDQRSVTELVGLLDSPSGWQRDLVQRMLLWQWQEIPADEQAAAKSQLRKLLSGSENTLARLHALASLAGVQEVSQADLIIALRDSHPGIRRHAIRILGEQLVAQEIESEARDSVISWDASDWQEPIERLVSDDDPMIQLQLAYTLGSFDEDWAADCLAAVALKSGADVYIRAAILSSIHAGNVERVLATWMESGQRDPTWWGTLAGLAIKLDVPSAASRMLLELESGSESADFALDWRVLVAWYESLGNTASDLDRSLDPVSLERLDRLHRSVRESVQGSGASTAERLIGMKLLGKREAQRADEIQLLASFLSPHSPIQIQQAAATRLAETNADGVPEILAAGWRSHGPALRQQILSNLITRPAWTMELLDMIERGTISANSFSGALRRQLTEHRYTKIRDRAVELLGAIDPDRAQVIEAYRPAMEWLTQGKADADRGRVVFTANCAACHVLEGKGAVIGPDLTTLTNRSADALLTAIIDPSLAVEAKYQQYQVLLDDGRAYAGLLAEETATSLKLITADGKTHSLLRNEIELLQGSSVSMMPVGLEKEIGTQQMADLLLYIQGQSSSN
- a CDS encoding arylsulfatase, with product MNQFCVLVFAFGCATACFGQEPPKFDRSVPFAGNFEAVIPRPEQDKAAEERLAALKAKTGQRPNILWLVVDDMGFGDPGCYGGGGLAGASTPNIDRLAAEGLKLTSCYAQQTCTPTRSAILTGRLPVRTGLTRPILAGDKITANPWEDEISLPKLLRDAGYVTLLSGKWHIGESERMRPHDVGFDEFYGYYPAQKEISQRVDARRFPGLVLNPERLAAFEAVGPTDFLTHGFKGGRTEELQQVLSTEDMSKADQVLTDFTVKRIEELAAGEQPFFIEHCFMKVHCDNFPHPDYAGKSEAKYPYKDSVHEVDAQIGEIMKALGDAGVLERTLVFLTSDNGPQMDGWPDAGYTPFRGAKGTTWEGGVRVPGIAYWKGMIAPGRTSDGLFDLMDLFGVSLNLAGVGTDTLPEGRFYDFVDQTSFLLTDEGQSKREAVYFWWGKELMACRMKEYKAHVKVVLAQAPHMHIDLATVQDVGLAPWFFNLYLDPKEEMTVGHRLDPWMVTVLGKLKAHGATFKKYPAKNIGL